A single Candidatus Diapherotrites archaeon DNA region contains:
- the uppS gene encoding polyprenyl diphosphate synthase translates to MQLKSIAFIPDGNRRYAIKAGVSLLESYRMGTEKAWHVLDWLNSYPKIKAGTFYTLSLENLQRNKAELKILFKIFEKELDKVWSTNKFTANQLRLKFIGRTHLLPQKLQNKMRRAEEFTENYRKKVINMALGYNGQAEIIDAAKRLAWDFKHNAISLASLTEKKFKNYLYSAFPDPDLIIRTSGTKRLSGFLTYQSSYSELYFIEKYWPEFSEEDLATAINEFNDRQRRFGK, encoded by the coding sequence ATGCAATTGAAGTCTATTGCTTTTATTCCTGACGGAAACAGGCGTTACGCAATCAAGGCCGGAGTTTCATTACTTGAATCCTACAGGATGGGAACAGAAAAAGCATGGCATGTATTAGACTGGCTTAATTCTTACCCTAAAATCAAGGCAGGCACTTTTTACACGCTTTCACTGGAGAATTTGCAGAGAAATAAAGCTGAACTAAAAATTTTGTTCAAGATCTTCGAGAAAGAATTAGACAAGGTGTGGAGCACAAACAAGTTCACTGCAAACCAGTTAAGATTGAAGTTCATTGGAAGGACTCATCTCTTGCCGCAGAAACTCCAGAATAAAATGAGGAGGGCAGAAGAGTTCACTGAAAACTACAGGAAGAAGGTAATCAACATGGCTTTAGGCTACAACGGCCAGGCAGAAATAATTGACGCAGCAAAAAGGCTTGCCTGGGACTTCAAGCACAACGCAATCAGCCTGGCTTCGCTCACAGAAAAAAAATTCAAGAACTATCTTTATTCGGCTTTCCCTGACCCTGACCTCATAATAAGAACATCAGGCACGAAAAGATTGAGCGGTTTCCTGACATACCAGTCCTCTTACTCTGAACTCTACTTCATTGAAAAATACTGGCCTGAATTCTCGGAAGAAGACTTGGCGACAGCAATAAACGAATTCAACGACAGGCAGAGAAGGTTCGGCAAATAA
- a CDS encoding DUF192 domain-containing protein — protein sequence MLYNKTRRKEIIGRIKKAGSFWGKFKGLMLERKEKFNYGLVFDFRAEKRIEASIHMLFVFFPIDLVYLNKEKKVIELKHGIKPWSLNYTPKRKAHYLIELPEGTIKKKKIGLKDELKWN from the coding sequence ATGCTTTACAATAAAACCAGAAGAAAAGAGATAATTGGAAGAATAAAAAAAGCTGGTTCTTTCTGGGGGAAATTCAAAGGCCTGATGCTCGAAAGAAAAGAGAAGTTCAATTACGGCCTTGTCTTTGATTTCAGGGCAGAGAAGAGGATTGAGGCAAGCATCCACATGCTCTTTGTCTTCTTCCCAATAGACTTGGTTTACTTGAACAAGGAAAAGAAGGTAATTGAATTAAAACACGGAATAAAGCCCTGGAGCCTGAACTACACCCCAAAAAGAAAGGCTCATTACCTTATAGAACTGCCTGAAGGCACAATCAAAAAGAAGAAGATTGGCCTGAAAGACGAATTGAAATGGAATTGA
- a CDS encoding ATP-binding protein, with protein sequence MAVGLREELSNGEGFDELLCENFSIEIDLDRNKLHDFLHKAGINEELNIEDALWKLGVARLTDNVLAVNNAGVLFFALEPEKFVEQSCITCVRYQGTDKFNILDRADLSGDLLYLVNEAETFVKKNTRIASKFIGFQRIDKEEYPYTAIREAIINAVCHRNYYFNSTLVFVNIFDDRIEVVSPGSIPFGLTLKEVMNKSFPRNKLLLKLFNKINEVERLGSGLNKMKKLMKEHGLKEPVFEARRASFQVTFPGPKEKILDLIKDSRIIDLRELGLNERQIKALNFLSQKMNRINSSQFCKMFNVTKATATFDLNELIKLNFIARNGKGKATNYFLKQ encoded by the coding sequence TTGGCGGTTGGTTTAAGAGAGGAATTAAGTAACGGGGAAGGCTTTGACGAATTATTGTGCGAAAACTTTTCTATTGAAATAGATTTAGATAGAAACAAATTGCATGATTTTTTGCATAAAGCAGGAATAAATGAAGAGTTAAATATTGAAGATGCTTTATGGAAGCTTGGTGTTGCAAGATTGACCGATAATGTTTTGGCAGTTAATAATGCTGGCGTCTTATTTTTTGCTTTAGAACCTGAAAAATTTGTTGAGCAATCCTGCATTACTTGCGTTCGCTATCAAGGAACAGACAAATTCAATATTTTGGATAGAGCTGACTTGTCCGGCGATTTATTGTATTTGGTTAACGAAGCCGAAACATTTGTTAAAAAGAATACAAGGATTGCTTCAAAGTTTATTGGATTTCAAAGAATTGACAAAGAAGAATATCCTTATACTGCCATAAGAGAAGCAATCATTAACGCAGTATGCCACAGAAACTACTACTTTAATTCAACTCTTGTTTTCGTTAACATTTTTGACGACAGAATTGAGGTTGTTTCACCCGGAAGCATTCCATTCGGTTTAACCCTAAAAGAAGTAATGAACAAGAGTTTTCCTCGAAACAAGTTATTGCTTAAATTATTCAATAAAATAAATGAAGTCGAAAGACTTGGCTCAGGATTAAACAAAATGAAAAAATTAATGAAAGAGCATGGACTGAAAGAACCTGTCTTTGAAGCAAGAAGAGCTTCCTTTCAAGTAACCTTTCCTGGCCCGAAAGAAAAAATTTTGGACTTAATTAAGGACTCCAGAATAATTGATTTAAGAGAACTAGGATTGAATGAAAGGCAGATTAAGGCGCTGAATTTCTTGAGTCAGAAAATGAATAGAATTAATTCCAGTCAATTCTGTAAAATGTTTAATGTTACGAAGGCAACCGCTACTTTTGATTTAAATGAATTAATTAAACTCAATTTTATTGCGAGAAACGGAAAAGGCAAAGCCACCAACTATTTCTTAAAACAATAA